The following DNA comes from Sphingopyxis sp. BSN-002.
CGAGGGCAGCAATATCATCCACATCGCCGATCTGGCGGTGAATCCGCACCATGCGACGATCACCAGCGCCGACGGTCGACACGTCCGCGTGCAGGCGAGCGAAGGGCTGGGCTTCGACATCAACGGCCGCACGGTCGATGCCGCCGATATCGACAGCGCTGCGGGGGCCGAACTGCGCTTTGGCGGGCACCGGCTGACGATTGCGCGCGAGGACGAGAAGATCATCCTGCTCGTCGAACGTATCGACGAACTGTCGCAATCGTCGAAGGACGTCGACGAGGCGAAAGCCTTTTCGCTGGCGGGCGTCATGCCCGGCAAGCGCCTCGGCGCATGGACCTTTGCGATCCTGATGCTGCTCGCCTTTCTGGTCGGGCCGATCTGGGCGTGGCAGAGCTTCAAGAATGTCGACGAACGCCCCGAAGGTTATCACGCCGACAAGGCATGGATGTCGGGACCGCTGTCGAGCGCCCATGCCAGCCTGAAGAACGACTGCCAGTCGTGCCATGTCGAGCCGTTCGTCGCGGTGACCGACAAAGCGTGCGTCGGCTGTCACACCGGTGAGCACAAGGCGATGAGCGCTGCCCACGCCAACGCGCCGACCGCGATGTTGCTGGCGGCGCGTCATCCGCCGGGTGTGGGCGAACGGATTCTCGCGGGTTTTGCGAAGACCTTCAACAAACCGCAGGGGCGTTGCGTCGAATGTCATACCGAGCATGAAGGTGCCGGGCCGATGCTTGCGACGCCGCAGAAATTCTGCGCCGATTGTCACGACGGCATGTCGGCGCGGCTGCTGAAGGCCGGATTCAAGCCGACCGTCGCCGACGCCGCCGATTTCGGGACGATCCACCCTGAATTCCGCCCGATGGTGCGCCCGGCGCCCGGCGCGAAGCCGATCCGGGCGGTGACGGGCAAGGGTGCGCTCACCGACTTCGACGGGCTCAAATTTCCGCATGACCTGCATCTGCAGGCGACCGGAGGCGTCGCGCGGATGGCGGCCAGTTTCCGCGGCCGCTACGATTTCGGCAAGAAGCTGGAGTGCGAGAATTGCCATCGTCCCGAGGCCGATGGCGTCCGCATAAAGCCCGTGCAAATGGAGCGCGATTGCGCGATGTGCCACAGTCTCGCGTTCGAGACGGTTGGCGGCGTGACGCGCACCCTGCGTCACGGGGAGCCCGACCAGGTGGTCGCCGATCTGACCGCCTATTATCGCTCGACCCCGCCGTCGCGGCCGCTGCAGCTCGGCGGCATGGAGCGACGGCGGCCGGGCGATTATGCGCAGGGGCAGGTCTACAACATCTATTTCCGCGAGGTCGCGGTTCGACCGAACCGCGCCGAGGATGCGGTGCGTGCGGTCTTCTCGAAGGGAGGGGCCTGCTACGACTGCCACACGATCTATGCACCGCAGGGCGGTAAAGGCTGGACCGTCCAGGCGGTCGACCAGACGTCGCGCTTCCTGACCAAGGGCTGGTTCGACCATGATGCGCACAAGGAAACGAAATGCGCCGACTGTCACACGATGGCGACGGGTTCGAAGGCGGCAAGCGACTTGCTGATCCCCGGGCTTCGCCAGTGCCGCGATTGCCATGTCGGCGAGAATGGCGCGCGGCTGGTAAAAGTCGAGACCGCGACCGAATCGCCCTGCGCGATGTGCCACGAATATCATTCGGATGGCGGCAAGCCGTGGATGCCGGCGCGCCAACGCAAGGTAAACAGCGCGGCAATCACAAATAAACCTCTTCGCGCTATCTATGGTGTGAGCTTGGTCACAGGTTCACCGGGGCGGGGGCTCTATGATGTGACGTGGCGCACACCCGCCCTGCACGGGGCAGAGCGGGGCGGCTAGATTTTGGTCCGGGGTCGACCGGCGGGAAGCAGGGGACGGATATGCTGATCGCGCAGATCACCGATATCCATATCGGGTTCGATCCCGACAATCCGGCGGAGTATAACCGCAAACGGCTCGACGACGTCCTCGACGTGCTGATCGAGGGCCCGAACCGTCCCGATCTGCTGCTCGCGACGGGCGATATCACCGATCGCGGCGACATGGACAGCTATCGCCGTCTTGCGACCGCTTTCTCGCGCTGTCCCTTCCCGGTCTGGCCGAGTGTCGGGAACCACGACCTCCGCGACAATTTTCACGCACAGTTTCCGGGCTTCGACGACGGCAACGGCTTCATCCAGTACACGATCGAGCTGCCCGAGTTGCGGTTGGTGACGATCGACACGCTTGAGGAAGGGCGCCACGGCGGCGCTTTCTGCGCGTCACGCGCGGCTTGGCTCGACGCCGAACTGGCGAAGGATCCCGCCAAGCCGACCTATGTCGTCATGCATCACCCGCCGGTCGAAAGCGGCATCGAATGGATGAACACCGACCCGAATGAGCCGTGGGTCGCGGTGTTTACCGAGGTGGTCCAGCGCCACCCGCAGGTGCGCGGCCTGATCTGCGGCCACCTCCACCGCAGCGTCACCGTGTCGTGGGAGGGGCGTACGGTCGCGATCTGCTCGTCGACCGCGCCGCAGGTCTCGCTCGACCTTCGCCCGATCGACGAGAACCATCCCGACGACCGCCCCATGATCGTCGCCGAAGACCCCGCCTATGCCCTCCACCGCTGGAACGGCCGCGAACTCGTCAGCTTCTACGATCATGCCGGCGCGCACACGATGCTCGCCAAATATGACGAGCGGCTGCAGCCGCTGGTGCGCGAATTGAAGGCGGAGCGGCCGGTCTGACCGGATTTCAGCCGAGTAGCGTCCATTGTTCGTGCACGATCTCGCGCGCGATCTTGCCATCCCGCATGTGGAAGACGTGGAGCAGCCGCATCTCGACGTGTGATCCGACCGGAACCGGCGCGTTGACCATCCCGTCGCCGACCAGCCTCAAGCGCACGATCATGTCGTCGAAGACGCGTGTTTCGGTGGCGAAGCGGTCGAGCGGGATGATCTCGACATCGGCGAATGAGGCGAACATCCGGCGGTAGTTGGCTTCGATCGCTTCGTGCGTGTCGAAGCGCAGGCCGCGTCCCGGCACTTCGAGGATGATGTCGTCGGTATAGAGATGCATCACCGACGCCGGATCGATCCCCTCATTCGTGATATGGTCATGCGCCACCGCCAGATTGCGGGCGATAATGTCGTCGTTCATCAATGCCTCATTTGGTCAGATTGTCTGTCTTTATTGCTAATAGACAGTTTATCTGTCTTGTGTCAATATCCCTTGATGGAAAATGCCGAACCGCCCGAAGGCGAACGTATCGCCCAGCTTTGCCGCGCCATTTATGAAGATATGCGCGAAAGCGTCTACGCGGGCGCGGCGCGCCGGGGGTTCGACGATCTCCGCCCCGCGCATTCGGGCGTCCTGCGCCATATCGACGCGGCGGGATCGCGCGTCGTCGATCTGGCCGAGCGAGCGGGGATGACCAAGCAAAGCATGGCCTATCTGACCGAAGGCCTCGCGGCGCTCGACTATGTCGAGATCGGGGCCGATCCCGGCGACCGGCGTGCCAAGCGGGTGCTGCTGACCCGGCGTGGCCGCGACGCGGTTGCGACGCTGACGAAGCTCAGTCTGGAGGCGGAGGCGGCGATCGCGGACAAGATCGGCAAGGGACGCATCGAGGCGCTCCGCAAAGACCTTCGCGACATCAAGGCAGCGCTGCGCCGCGCCGCGCCGGGTCAGTAGCCCAGCGTCAGGTCGACGCGCGGTTCGACGGCTTCGCCCTTTTTCCAGCGATCGAGATTCTCGAGGAAGCGCTGCGCCGAACGCGCGAACATCTTGTCCTGCGCGCGCCCCGACAGATGCATCGTGATATGGGCGTTGTCGAGGCTCCACAGCGGGTCGTCGGCAGGGAGTGGCTCGGGCGTGGTAACGTCGAGGAAGGCGGCGGCGATCTGCTGCGCATCGAGCGCGGCGACGAGCGCGTCCTGATCGACCACCGCGCCGCGCGCGATGTTGATCAGGGTCGCGGTCGGTTTCATCGCCGTCAGCTCGGCTGCGCCGATCATCCCGTCGGTTTCGGGTGTTGCCGGAACCGCGAGGATCACCCAGTCGAATTCACCGAGGCGATCGCGCCATTGGTCGGGGGTCAGCGTGTTCGGGCCCGCCGAGCGCCGCACGACCGTCACATCGACCGCGAAGCCCTTCAGCCGCTCCTCGATCAGCTTGCCGATCGCACCATAGCCCAGCAGCAGCGCCTTGGATCCGAACAGTTCGACCTTGCCGGGCGACTCCATCAGCCATTCGCGCCGTTCCTGCGCGCGCACGACGTCGCGATAGCCCTTGGCGACGGTCAGCATCCCCATCACGACATATTCGGCGATGGTAATCGCGTTGATCCCCGCACCGTTCGTCAGCACCGTGCCGCGTGTTCGGAGCAGGTCGAGCGGAAAGCCGTCGACCCCGGCATAGATCGAATTCAGCCATTTCATCTTCGTCGCGGCGGTGATCGCCGCCGCCATGTCCTTCTTGTCGTACATGTCGAACCAGCCGATCTCGGCCTCCGGCGCCAGCTCCATCGCTTCCTCTTTCGACATGAAAAAGCGCGGCTCGACCCAGTCGGGAAGGCGGCCGTCGATAAGCGGGCGGACCATGGCGGACAGGACGGTGACGGTCTTGGTCATATTCTTCCTACTGCTGGAAAGCGTGCCAGCCGGCCCAGGCGAGCGGGGCGAGGCCGATCAGGTCGACGAGGGCGATGGTGCCGAGCGCGGCGGGGCGGCCGCGGCTGTGATAGAGGGCCAGAAAGCTGAGCATGCTGATCGCGGCGATCACCGTCGCGAGCTTGCGCCCGTCCGGATCGAAAGCCGCCCAGATGCAGGCGACAAGCACCGCAAAGAACAGCGCCGCGCGGTGGTGCATCAGCAGGAACAGCGGACTGTCCGGCGCGACGCCATAGAGCCGCGTGATCAGGCCCGGCCGGAACAGCGCCAGCGCGGGGATCAGGTGGACGAGAGCGACGAGGAGCCAGCAGATCAGTTGCGACATGCAACGAGGCTAGGCAGCGCGCCGCGCCCGGGCAAGTCTCTAATTGGCGAGGCGCCAGTCCCAGCCGAGCGGATCGCCGTCCATCACCTCGACGCCAGCCGCGATGAGTTCGTCGCGCAGCGCATCGGAGGCCGCAAAGTCCTTAGCGGCGCGCGCTTCCTTGCGGCGGAAGAGAATGGCTTCGATCTCGTCCTCTCCGATCGTCGCGGCCTTGGGGCGGACGCGAAGATCTTCGCGGGAGAGGGTCAGTAGCTGGAGCCCGAGCACGGCATCCATCACCTCGACTGCTCCTCGTTTCTGTCCGGTGTCGATCTTTTTCATCGCGACGGTCTCTTCGAGCAAGGTCAGCGCGACCGCGGTGTTCAGGTCTTCCGATATCGCCGCATCGAACCTGGCAAGCAGGTCGGTCAGGCGCCGGTCCGACGGCACGACCGTTTCGGCGTCGCGCACCGAGGTTGCCGCCATCACCAGTCGCTTCAGCCGGGTCAGCGCCGCGCCGAGGCCGTCCCAGCTGAATTCCAGCTCGCTGCGATAATGCGCCTGCAGGCACATCAGGCGATAGGCGAGGGGGTGGTAACCCTTGTCGATGAGCAGCTGGACGCGCAGGAATTCGCCGCTCGACTTCGACATCTTGCCGCTGCGTTCGACGAGGAAATTATTGTGCATCCACATCCGCGCCCCGCTGTCGGTCGAGCAGCTGTGGGCCTGGTTCTGCGCGATCTCGTTCGGATGGTGGATCTCGCGATGGTCGATCCCGCCCGTGTGGATATCGAAGGGGAAGCCGAGCAGCGCTTCGGACATCACCGAACATTCAAGGTGCCAGCCCGGCGCGCCGCGGCCCCAGGGCGAATCCCATTCCATCTGGCGCGTCTCTCCCGCGGGCGTCTTGCGCC
Coding sequences within:
- a CDS encoding cytochrome c3 family protein, whose amino-acid sequence is MSFILRRISTTKTGKQIVRDQALPGDAITLGREGSNIIHIADLAVNPHHATITSADGRHVRVQASEGLGFDINGRTVDAADIDSAAGAELRFGGHRLTIAREDEKIILLVERIDELSQSSKDVDEAKAFSLAGVMPGKRLGAWTFAILMLLAFLVGPIWAWQSFKNVDERPEGYHADKAWMSGPLSSAHASLKNDCQSCHVEPFVAVTDKACVGCHTGEHKAMSAAHANAPTAMLLAARHPPGVGERILAGFAKTFNKPQGRCVECHTEHEGAGPMLATPQKFCADCHDGMSARLLKAGFKPTVADAADFGTIHPEFRPMVRPAPGAKPIRAVTGKGALTDFDGLKFPHDLHLQATGGVARMAASFRGRYDFGKKLECENCHRPEADGVRIKPVQMERDCAMCHSLAFETVGGVTRTLRHGEPDQVVADLTAYYRSTPPSRPLQLGGMERRRPGDYAQGQVYNIYFREVAVRPNRAEDAVRAVFSKGGACYDCHTIYAPQGGKGWTVQAVDQTSRFLTKGWFDHDAHKETKCADCHTMATGSKAASDLLIPGLRQCRDCHVGENGARLVKVETATESPCAMCHEYHSDGGKPWMPARQRKVNSAAITNKPLRAIYGVSLVTGSPGRGLYDVTWRTPALHGAERGG
- a CDS encoding metallophosphoesterase gives rise to the protein MLIAQITDIHIGFDPDNPAEYNRKRLDDVLDVLIEGPNRPDLLLATGDITDRGDMDSYRRLATAFSRCPFPVWPSVGNHDLRDNFHAQFPGFDDGNGFIQYTIELPELRLVTIDTLEEGRHGGAFCASRAAWLDAELAKDPAKPTYVVMHHPPVESGIEWMNTDPNEPWVAVFTEVVQRHPQVRGLICGHLHRSVTVSWEGRTVAICSSTAPQVSLDLRPIDENHPDDRPMIVAEDPAYALHRWNGRELVSFYDHAGAHTMLAKYDERLQPLVRELKAERPV
- a CDS encoding nuclear transport factor 2 family protein, coding for MNDDIIARNLAVAHDHITNEGIDPASVMHLYTDDIILEVPGRGLRFDTHEAIEANYRRMFASFADVEIIPLDRFATETRVFDDMIVRLRLVGDGMVNAPVPVGSHVEMRLLHVFHMRDGKIAREIVHEQWTLLG
- a CDS encoding MarR family winged helix-turn-helix transcriptional regulator, with translation MENAEPPEGERIAQLCRAIYEDMRESVYAGAARRGFDDLRPAHSGVLRHIDAAGSRVVDLAERAGMTKQSMAYLTEGLAALDYVEIGADPGDRRAKRVLLTRRGRDAVATLTKLSLEAEAAIADKIGKGRIEALRKDLRDIKAALRRAAPGQ
- a CDS encoding D-2-hydroxyacid dehydrogenase, whose product is MTKTVTVLSAMVRPLIDGRLPDWVEPRFFMSKEEAMELAPEAEIGWFDMYDKKDMAAAITAATKMKWLNSIYAGVDGFPLDLLRTRGTVLTNGAGINAITIAEYVVMGMLTVAKGYRDVVRAQERREWLMESPGKVELFGSKALLLGYGAIGKLIEERLKGFAVDVTVVRRSAGPNTLTPDQWRDRLGEFDWVILAVPATPETDGMIGAAELTAMKPTATLINIARGAVVDQDALVAALDAQQIAAAFLDVTTPEPLPADDPLWSLDNAHITMHLSGRAQDKMFARSAQRFLENLDRWKKGEAVEPRVDLTLGY
- the cysS gene encoding cysteine--tRNA ligase — encoded protein: MTDAPVPLRLFNSLTRQLEEFRPVHPGEARVYSCGPTVYNYPHIGNMRAYVFADTLGRTLSYKGYKLTHVINITDVGHLTDDADAGEDKLEKAAAERAQSIWDIAKHYTEAYWADVKALGIRQPAHWSIATDYVPAMIEFAKAIADRHCYELDGGLYFDTTTVADYGRLARHGTDEGESRIDPVEGKRHAADFAIWRKTPAGETRQMEWDSPWGRGAPGWHLECSVMSEALLGFPFDIHTGGIDHREIHHPNEIAQNQAHSCSTDSGARMWMHNNFLVERSGKMSKSSGEFLRVQLLIDKGYHPLAYRLMCLQAHYRSELEFSWDGLGAALTRLKRLVMAATSVRDAETVVPSDRRLTDLLARFDAAISEDLNTAVALTLLEETVAMKKIDTGQKRGAVEVMDAVLGLQLLTLSREDLRVRPKAATIGEDEIEAILFRRKEARAAKDFAASDALRDELIAAGVEVMDGDPLGWDWRLAN